One window from the genome of Alnus glutinosa chromosome 13, dhAlnGlut1.1, whole genome shotgun sequence encodes:
- the LOC133854350 gene encoding protein ABCI7, chloroplastic isoform X1: MAALAFTPHIQRPPIPVVQTPIRAPKARTRTRVSLQPAPTFSDPFVLQLAEILEDSLPSSSSSSPPLPLQKLRDTSSETLLSTPWPSRKDESFRFTDTSFIRRSQISPIPKPPHSSALSGISSNTQFPNLVIADGYVVNSANLSELPSGVFVGSLLELSEERIIKRVCESVCNSTGGDLFWSINGIGAPDLTVVYVPAGCKVENPVCLRYISIEGSDDGSNELPISNPRVFVLVERGGEIAIVEEFQGKDEKKSYWTNSVLEVVVEQGGKVRHSYIQNQSLNAAHIKWTSVQQESASTYELVEVSIGGKLSRHNVHIQQLGPDTVTELSTLHLSVGDQVQDLHSTLILDHPRGYSRQLHKCVVAHSLGQAVFDGNVKVNRFAQQTDAGQLTRSLLLEPRATVNVKPNLQIIADDVKCSHGAAISDLEESQLFYFLARGIDLETARKALLFSFGAEVIERLPYSSIKKEVESRIREVLAPKLKGSS; encoded by the exons ATGGCTGCTTTAGCCTTCACACCCCACATCCAAAGGCCCCCAATCCCAGTAGTCCAGACACCCATCAGAGCTCCCAAAGCCAGAACGAGAACGAGAGTCTCACTCCAACCAGCCCCAACCTTCTCAGACCCCTTTGTCCTCCAACTAGCAGAAATCCTTGAAGACTCTCtgccctcttcttcttcttcttcaccaccATTGCCTCTCCAAAAGCTTAGAGACACTTCCTCCGAGACTCTCCTCTCAACCCCATGGCCCTCCCGCAAAGATGAGTCATTTCGCTTCACAGACACCTCCTTCATCAGACGCTCCCAAATTAGCCCAATCCCTAAACCTCCTCACTCCTCAGCTCTCTCAGGCATTTCTTCGAACACCCAGTTCCCCAATCTTGTTATTGCTGATGGGTATGTCGTAAATTCGGCGAATTTGTCCGAATTGCCAAGTGGGGTTTTTGTTGGGAGCTTGTTGGAGCTGTCTGAAGAGAGAATTATCAAAAGGGTGTGTGAATCTGTGTGTAATTCGACTGGAGGTGACTTGTTTTGGTCTATTAATGGGATAGGCGCGCCGGATTTGACGGTGGTGTATGTTCCAGCGGGGTGTAAGGTAGAGAATCCTGTTTGTTTGAGGTACATTTCTATTGAGGGCAGTGACGATGGGTCAAATGAATTGCCCATATCGAATCCGAGGGTGTTTGTGTTGGTGGAGAGGGGAGGAGAGATTGCTATAGTTGAGGAGTTCCAAGGTAAGGATGAGAAGAAGAGTTATTGGACGAATTCAGTTTTGGAAGTGGTGGTTGAACAAGGCGGGAAGGTTAGGCATTCATATATTCAGAATCAGTCTTTAAATGCTGCTCATATAAAGTGGACTTCAGTCCAGCAG GAATCAGCTAGTACTTATGAGCTTGTAGAGGTAAGCATTGGTGGAAAATTGAGCCGGCACAATGTCCATATTCAGCAATTGGGCCCAGACACAGTAACAGAGTTATCAACATTGCATTTGTCTGTCGGTGATCAAGTACAAGATCTACATAGCACTCTAATCTTGGACCATCCTCGAGGTTATTCTCGACAACTTCACAAGTGTGTTGTGGCTCATTCTCTAGGACAAGCTGTTTTTGATGGGAATGTAAAAGTCAACAG ATTTGCACAACAGACAGATGCAGGGCAACTTACAAGGAGCTTGCTCCTGGAACCTCGTGCAACGGTGAACGTAAAACCGAATCTCCAAATAATTGCAGATGATGTCAAGTGCTCCCATGGAGCTGCAATAAGTGACCTAGAAGAAAGCCAGCTCTTCTACTTCCTGGCACGCGGCATCGACTTGGAGACAGCTAGAAAGgctcttctcttctcctttgGAGCCGAGGTGATAGAACGGCTCCCTTATTCTTCCATCAAAAAGGAAGTAGAGAGTCGAATTAGAGAAGTATTGGCTCCCAAACTTAAAGGGTCCTCATAG
- the LOC133854350 gene encoding protein ABCI7, chloroplastic isoform X2, whose product MAALAFTPHIQRPPIPVVQTPIRAPKARTRTRVSLQPAPTFSDPFVLQLAEILEDSLPSSSSSSPPLPLQKLRDTSSETLLSTPWPSRKDESFRFTDTSFIRRSQISPIPKPPHSSALSGISSNTQFPNLVIADGYVVNSANLSELPSGVFVGSLLELSEERIIKRVCESVCNSTGGDLFWSINGIGAPDLTVVYVPAGCKVENPVCLRYISIEGSDDGSNELPISNPRVFVLVERGGEIAIVEEFQGKDEKKSYWTNSVLEVVVEQGGKVRHSYIQNQSLNAAHIKWTSVQQESASTYELVEVSIGGKLSRHNVHIQQLGPDTVTELSTLHLSVGDQVQDLHSTLILDHPRGYSRQLHKCVVAHSLGQAVFDGNVKVNSNLVLWLTQSRSSSRDTRGCAFGSSDMGPPLFRLVSDHGLC is encoded by the exons ATGGCTGCTTTAGCCTTCACACCCCACATCCAAAGGCCCCCAATCCCAGTAGTCCAGACACCCATCAGAGCTCCCAAAGCCAGAACGAGAACGAGAGTCTCACTCCAACCAGCCCCAACCTTCTCAGACCCCTTTGTCCTCCAACTAGCAGAAATCCTTGAAGACTCTCtgccctcttcttcttcttcttcaccaccATTGCCTCTCCAAAAGCTTAGAGACACTTCCTCCGAGACTCTCCTCTCAACCCCATGGCCCTCCCGCAAAGATGAGTCATTTCGCTTCACAGACACCTCCTTCATCAGACGCTCCCAAATTAGCCCAATCCCTAAACCTCCTCACTCCTCAGCTCTCTCAGGCATTTCTTCGAACACCCAGTTCCCCAATCTTGTTATTGCTGATGGGTATGTCGTAAATTCGGCGAATTTGTCCGAATTGCCAAGTGGGGTTTTTGTTGGGAGCTTGTTGGAGCTGTCTGAAGAGAGAATTATCAAAAGGGTGTGTGAATCTGTGTGTAATTCGACTGGAGGTGACTTGTTTTGGTCTATTAATGGGATAGGCGCGCCGGATTTGACGGTGGTGTATGTTCCAGCGGGGTGTAAGGTAGAGAATCCTGTTTGTTTGAGGTACATTTCTATTGAGGGCAGTGACGATGGGTCAAATGAATTGCCCATATCGAATCCGAGGGTGTTTGTGTTGGTGGAGAGGGGAGGAGAGATTGCTATAGTTGAGGAGTTCCAAGGTAAGGATGAGAAGAAGAGTTATTGGACGAATTCAGTTTTGGAAGTGGTGGTTGAACAAGGCGGGAAGGTTAGGCATTCATATATTCAGAATCAGTCTTTAAATGCTGCTCATATAAAGTGGACTTCAGTCCAGCAG GAATCAGCTAGTACTTATGAGCTTGTAGAGGTAAGCATTGGTGGAAAATTGAGCCGGCACAATGTCCATATTCAGCAATTGGGCCCAGACACAGTAACAGAGTTATCAACATTGCATTTGTCTGTCGGTGATCAAGTACAAGATCTACATAGCACTCTAATCTTGGACCATCCTCGAGGTTATTCTCGACAACTTCACAAGTGTGTTGTGGCTCATTCTCTAGGACAAGCTGTTTTTGATGGGAATGTAAAAGTCAACAG CAATTTGGTTCTCTGGCTTACTCAGTCCAGAAGCTCTTCCAGAGACACTCGGGGATGTGCATTTGGGTCTAGTGATATGGGGCCACCACTATTTAGGTTGGTTTCCGACCATGGATTATGCTAA
- the LOC133854691 gene encoding pentatricopeptide repeat-containing protein At5g46580, chloroplastic produces MATALSTALDVHFTGHLSDTKRPIIFNSPHRQHRVRRFTILCSSSKSPPKVSPNLTEQNQKNPSLSEQLKPLSTTTLSKPSKDQTQLLSKPKSTWVNPSKPRRSVLSLQRQRRSSYSYNPQIKELRLFAHRLNDCDNSEAAFLAALEEIPHPPTRENALLILNNLKPWQKTHWFFNWIKTQNLFPLETIFYNVTMKSLRFGRQLQLMEDLAHEMISNEIALDNITYSTIITCAKKCHHYDKAVEWFDRMYRTGLMPDEVTYSAILDVYAKLGRVEEVLNLYERGRASGWKPDHVAFSVLGKMFGESGDYDGIMYVLQEMRSLGVQPNLVVYNTLLEAMGKAGKPGLARNLFEEMVQSGLTPNEKTLTALVKVYGKARWARDALELWEQIRSNRWPMDLILYNTLLNMCADLALEEEAERMFEDMKSLENRRPDSWSYTAMLNIYGSGGKVDKAMKVFEEMSELGVELNVMGCTCLIQCLGKAKRVDDLVRVFGVSVERGVKPDDRLCGCLLSVVSLCEVNEDIDKVLACLQRANPKLFALVELVTEEKTSFETVKEEFRGILSETAVESRRPFCNCFIDICRSRKLNERAHELLYLGTLYGLYPGLHNKTVDEWCLDVRSLSVGAAQTALEEWMGTLSKIVQRKEALPELFSAQTGTGTHKFSQGLANSFASHVKKLDAPFRQGEEKVGCFVATREDLVSWVQSRIPSPAVTA; encoded by the coding sequence aTGGCTACTGCTTTGTCTACGGCTCTAGATGTCCATTTTACAGGGCATCTCTCAGACACTAAGAGACCCATTATCTTCAACTCTCCACACAGACAACACAGAGTAAGGAGATTTACCATTTTGTGCAGCTCTTCCAAATCTCCCCCAAAGGTGTCTCCAAATTTGACAGAACAAAACCAGAAAAACCCATCTTTATCTGAGCAACTCAAGCCTCTATCCACAACCACCCTCTCTAAACCGTCCAAGGACCAAACCCAGCTCTTGTCCAAGCCAAAGTCCACCTGGGTTAACCCCAGTAAGCCCAGACGCTCCGTGCTCTCCCTTCAGAGGCAGAGACGCTCTTCTTACTCGTACAATCCTCAAATCAAAGAGCTCAGGCTCTTCGCCCACAGGCTCAACGACTGTGACAACTCTGAAGCTGCTTTCTTGGCTGCTCTTGAGGAAATCCCACACCCACCCACCAGAGAAAACGCACTTTTGATACTCAACAACTTGAAGCCATGGCAGAAAACCCATTGGTTCTTCAATTGGATCAAGACCCAGAATTTGTTTCCCCTGGAAACTATATTCTACAATGTCACAATGAAGTCTTTGAGGTTTGGAAGGCAGCTTCAGCTCATGGAAGACCTTGCCCATGAGATGATTAGCAATGAGATTGCGCTTGATAATATCACATACTCCACCATTATTACTTGTGCCAAAAAGTGCCATCATTACGATAAGGCTGTGGAGTGGTTTGATAGGATGTACAGGACTGGTTTGATGCCTGATGAGGTGACTTACTCTGCTATTCTAGATGTGTATGCCAAATTGGGCAGGGTTGAGGAAGTGTTAAATCTGTATGAGAGAGGGAGGGCTAGTGGGTGGAAACCTGACCACGTTGCCTTTTCTGTTTTGGGGAAGATGTTTGGTGAATCTGGAGACTATGATGGTATTATGTATGTGTTGCAGGAGATGAGGTCTCTTGGTGTGCAGCCTAATTTGGTTGTGTACAATACATTGTTAGAGGCAATGGGTAAGGCTGGAAAGCCTGGTTTAGCTAGGAATTTATTTGAGGAAATGGTCCAATCCGGGTTAACCCCGAACGAGAAAACCTTAACTGCACTTGTTAAGGTTTATGGCAAGGCAAGGTGGGCTCGAGACGCTTTGGAATTGTGGGAGCAAATTAGGTCGAACAGGTGGCCGATGGATTTGATTTTGTATAACACATTGCTGAATATGTGTGCAGACCTTGCATTGGAGGAAGAGGCTGAGAGGATGTTTGAGGACATGAAAAGTTTGGAGAATCGCAGGCCGGATAGTTGGAGCTACACGGCAATGCTTAATATATATGGGAGTGGAGGGAAAGTTGATAAGGCAATGAAGGTGTTTGAAGAAATGTCTGAGTTGGGTGTTGAGCTCAATGTAATGGGCTGCACTTGTTTGATTCAGTGCTTGGGTAAGGCTAAGAGGGTTGATGATTTGGTTAGAGTTTTTGGTGTTTCGGTTGAAAGAGGGGTTAAGCCTGACGATAGGCTTTGCGGATGCCTGCTTTCTGTTGTGTCCTTATGCGAGGTAAATGAGGACATTGACAAGGTTCTTGCCTGTCTGCAGCGAGCTAACCCAAAGTTGTTTGCCCTTGTGGAATTGGTAACAGAAGAGAAGACTAGTTTTGAAACTGTCAAGGAAGAGTTTAGGGGTATTCTCAGTGAAACCGCAGTCGAATCCAGGAGACCCTTCTGTAATTGCTTCATTGATATCTGTAGAAGTAGAAAGCTTAATGAGAGAGCTCATGAATTGCTCTACTTGGGAACCCTATATGGGTTGTACCCAGGTTTACACAACAAGACTGTTGATGAGTGGTGCCTGGATGTTCGATCCCTGTCTGTCGGTGCAGCTCAGACTGCGCTGGAAGAGTGGATGGGGACTTTGTCCAAGATTGTTCAGCGCAAGGAGGCATTACCGGAATTATTTTCAGCTCAAACGGGTACAGGAACTCACAAATTCTCGCAAGGACTGGCCAATTCCTTCGCTTCTCATGTGAAGAAACTTGATGCGCCATTCAGACAGGGTGAAGAGAAAGTTGGTTGCTTTGTGGCAACTCGAGAAGATTTAGTGTCGTGGGTGCAGTCACGGATTCCATCTCCTGCTGTTACAGCGTAG
- the LOC133854690 gene encoding protein phosphatase 2C 29 codes for MGSGVSSLLSCFRPSNQAERNQADVVFAASEPLDETLGHSFCYVRSSARFLSPTHSDRFVSPSSSLRFSPSHDPPGSRARPGLVEATGFKAISGASVSANSSTPRTVLQLDNIYDDATEAVSAGPAGGGVRGSIVNGFESTSSFCALPLQPVPRGGCDPSGPMERGGFFLSGPIERGALSGPLDAGAADPGGGPVPFSAPLGGPYVKRRKKRGISGIRKAFYRNFSEKKRPWVVPVLNFVGRKEGGPPVAGEDCSEEPRNESEHVQWALGKAGEDRVHVVVSEEQGWLFVGIYDGFNGPDAPEFLMGNLYRAVYNELQGLFWEIEEQSEEASNINSNSNNNNNSGSGNVNDISSNENALNVALESDPSVENSGGNGNDLNLESDPVPGDRGSAKRVTFQSEGEGGTEVRRRRLWEFLAEDDPEDGLDLSGSDRFAFSVDDALSVSNAGSAVSRRWLLLSKLKQGLSKHKEGHGRKLFPWRFWLEEKEKVEVENRVEERSLRSGRKRKEGPVGHEMVLGALSRALELTELSYLDLTDKVLDANPELALMGSCLLVVLMRDEDVYVMNVGDSRAIVAQYEQQEAGSSITKLKDQGDNGSSKEGIIEESSAVGEKAIKVPCGAPAQEMRLAALQLSTDHSTSIEDEILRIKNEHPDDKQCIVNDRVKGRLKVTRAFGAGFLKQPKLNDALLEMFRNEYIGTAPYISCLPSLRHHRLCPGDQFLVLSSDGLYQYLSNQEVVLHVESFMEKFPDGDPAQHLIEELLNRAAKKAGMDFHELLDIPQGDRRKYHDDVTVMVISLEGRIWKSSGKYL; via the exons ATGGGAAGCGGGGTGTCGAGCCTGTTGTCGTGCTTCAGGCCGAGCAACCAGGCGGAGCGGAACCAGGCGGATGTGGTCTTCGCGGCCTCGGAGCCGTTGGACGAAACCCTAGGCCACTCCTTCTGCTACGTTCGATCCTCTGCCAGGTTTCTCTCTCCGACTCACTCCGATCGCTTTGTCTCGCCCTCCAGCTCGCTCCGCTTCTCTCCCTCGCACGACCCGCCCGGGTCCAGGGCCCGACCCGGATTGGTGGAGGCCACCGGCTTCAAGGCCATTTCTGGAGCCTCTGTCAGCGCGAATAGCTCCACTCCCAGAACTGTCCTCCAGTTGGACAACATTTACGACGATGCCACTGAGGCTGTGAGCGCTGGCCCTGCTGGCGGAGGAGTGAGGGGGAGTATTGTGAATGGCTTCGAGAGCACGTCGTCGTTTTGCGCGCTGCCTCTGCAGCCGGTGCCACGTGGCGGTTGTGACCCGTCGGGACCGATGGAGCGGGGCGGGTTCTTCCTCTCTGGTCCAATCGAGCGCGGGGCGCTCTCGGGCCCACTCGACGCCGGGGCGGCAGATCCCGGCGGCGGGCCGGTGCCGTTCTCTGCGCCGCTTGGTGGCCCGTACgtgaagaggaggaagaagagggGCATTTCGGGGATTCGGAAAGCGTTCTACCGGAACTTTTCGGAGAAGAAGCGGCCCTGGGTGGTGCCGGTGCTCAATTTCGTGGGGCGCAAGGAAGGAGGCCCGCCGGTGGCCGGGGAGGACTGCTCGGAGGAGCCCAGAAACGAGAGCGAGCACGTTCAGTGGGCGCTCGGGAAGGCCGGCGAGGATCGTGTGCACGTAGTCGTTTCGGAGGAGCAGGGGTGGCTCTTCGTCGGGATTTATGACGGGTTCAATGGCCCTGATGCGCCGGAGTTCTTGATGGGTAATCTCTATCGCGCCGTGTACAATGAGCTCCAGGGCTTGTTTTGGGAAATTGAGGAACAATCAGAGGAAGCTAGTAATAtaaatagtaatagtaataataacaacaatagTGGTAGCGGTAATGTTAACGATATTAGTAGTAACGAGAACGCATTAAACGTAGCTTTAGAAAGTGACCCATCTGTGGAAAACTCTGGTGGAAATGGGAATGATTTGAATTTGGAATCGGACCCAGTTCCTGGCGATAGAGGATCGGCGAAGAGAGTGACTTTTCAAtcggagggggagggggggacgGAGGTCAGGAGGCGGAGGCTTTGGGAATTTCTAGCGGAGGATGACCCAGAAGACGGGTTGGATCTTTCTGGGTCGGATAGGTTTGCGTTTTCCGTGGATGATGCGCTTAGCGTGAGCAATGCGGGCTCGGCGGTGAGTAGACGGTGGCTGTTATTGTCGAAATTGAAGCAGGGGTTGTCAAAGCACAAGGAGGGTCATGGTCGGAAGTTGTTCCCGTGGAGGTTTTGGTTGGAGGAGAAAGAGAAGGTTGAGGTTGAGAATAGAGTGGAGGAGAGGTCATTGAGGAGTGGGAGGAAGCGGAAGGAGGGGCCAGTGGGTCATGAAATGGTTTTGGGGGCATTGTCTCGGGCTCTTGAATTGACGGAGCTCTCATATTTGGATCTGACAGATAAGGTTCTTGATGCGAATCCGGAGCTTGCGTTGATGGGTTCATGTTTGTTGGTTGTGTTGATGAGGGACGAGGATGTGTATGTGATGAATGTGGGTGATAGCAGGGCTATTGTTGCGCAGTATGAACAGCAAGAGGCTGGTTCAAGCATAACGAAGTTGAAAGACCAGGGGGACAATGGGTCAAGCAAGGAGGGTATAATTGAGGAGTCCTCAGCTGTTGGTGAAAAGGCAATTAAGGTGCCGTGCGGGGCTCCTGCTCAAGAAATGAGATTGGCGGCTTTGCAGCTGTCTACTGATCACAGCACGAGCATCGAAGAT GAAATCCTAAGAATCAAGAATGAGCACCCAGATGACAAACAATGCATTGTCAATGATAGAGTAAAAGGTCGTCTTAAGGTTACCAGAGCATTTGGAGCGGGATTTCTGAAACAG CCTAAATTGAATGATGCACTGTTGGAAATGTTTCGGAACGAGTACATTGGTACTGCACCTTACATATCCTGCTTGCCTTCTCTTCGTCACCATAGACTTTGTCCTGGGGATCAGTTCTTAGTGCTCTCATCTGATGGTCTGTATCAGTATCTTAGTAATCAGGAAGTGGTTTTGCATGTGGAGAGTTTCATGGAGAAGTTCCCCGATGGAGATCCTGCACAACATTTGATAGAGGAGCTTCTTAACCGTGCAGCCAAAAAAGCTG GAATGGATTTCCATGAATTATTGGACATCCCGCAAGGAGACCGCAGAAAGTACCATGATGATGTTACTGTTATGGTTATTTCACTTGAAGGAAGAATATGGAAGTCATCAGGAAAGTACCTCTGA